Sequence from the Schistocerca americana isolate TAMUIC-IGC-003095 chromosome 11, iqSchAmer2.1, whole genome shotgun sequence genome:
aatctgtcgcattacgtatatttttgtgttgtattacgAGGCAGTACACTTATTCCATTAAGtaaacaacacaagaaattaagcaTCGAATTTAACCTAAagtattcagtttacatatttCTTCAAACTTAAAAAAGCACGTTGTTAACCcttaaatgcatgattttttatttcaagctgtaaaaattaccatgtttagtttatagtgcctacatttcgaaaaaaatattgaaaatttttttaaattaaattaacaaagcacTATTGTTGAAAATCGCTTTGTAGCTGATCAGCTGCATTTTGAGTTAACACCTTACGAGCCACAATAAATGTGCTTATTTTGCTCCCTCAATTTTGACCAAATCTCTCGTAATTTAATTGTTGATTATGATTAAATACTTTGTATAGGAAGGGAAAAATCCTAAAATAATAAATAGGACATTAATGTTGtaaatattgagcatttattgtatattttatacACTTTTGTATATGAACAATAAGGTATCTAGTTCCAACAGGTTTGTACCCAAGCATGTGATAATCACTTTAcatgaaaagtttgaaaacagttcttttgtttgtgcaaacacaatgcaactgcacatttatTACACTGAACCCAGGAAAATCCCTTGCATCCTGGCATTTTGCACCTCTGTCTCACTTGCAAGTACGAAGGCGGGTGACCTACTTGATCCAGCCTTACATCTTGTGGAGGTGCATGTGCTGTGGGCCCCTTTGTCTTCTTAGCTTGTATTTGGTTTTCGAGTTCATTACTTGGCCTTCCACGTTTTGCTGAAGTTTGACCTGAGCGACACAAACAGTGAGCAATTTCCATTCGAAATTCGGAGAGTTTCATAGTTCTCCTAATCCCTTTGGTTTCTGCTACTCTCCTATACAACAGCCAGGAATTGACTACTCCCATGTCCAGGAGATGGTAAAACAATCTTATATACCATTTTCGACTTTTCACAAGAATTTTATGTCGACCCATTATGCTGTCAAGGTCAACACCTCCCATATGTTTATTGTAGAGCTTAATTATTTGTGGACAAGGTATTGTTATTCTTGACTTTGCTTTTTTGTCATACCTCCCTGCTTCATGAATAGGCTGCTGTccagcaagtgtagaaagcaacatTACACTCTTGTTATCTTTCCACACTACATTTGATATGTCGACACCATCCACTGTTGTGACGCGCTCTACTGATGCACCTCGGGCCATTTTCTTCAGCTCAGCTTCTGAAGGGAGCTTGCAGTCTGGCACTCTGTTTCTTCTGACTGTCCCAAGTGAGTAAATTCCTTGTTTATGTAACCATACAAGCAGTGGCAGACTTGTGTAATAATTGTCACAGTACAGTTTGAGGTTCATATTTCTTGGTAGTATCCTACTGAGTCGAACTACAACATTTGCACTTGCTCCCAAGTCTTCCTCCCCAGTCACTCTTTTTTCTGGTTCATTTTCATCTCCAGTGAAAATCTCAAAATCGTAGGCATAACCAGATATGCCACtaataacaaataatttgtatCCATATTTATGAGGCTTGTTTGGCATGTATTGTTTCAAATAACTTCTAGCCTTTGTTGAACATATCTGTTCATCAACAGAAACACACTCCTCAACAGGTATTGTTTGAAACCGAGATCTCATCAATTCTATTATGGGTCTTATCTTGAAGAGTCTATCATGACCTTTTTCACCCCTGGGTATCATTGCACTgttgtcattgaagtgaagaaactTATGTATTTGCTCATACTGATTCACTGTCATTGTTGTCTTGATCAGATGAGTACCAGTATCTTCTCCCCAGTAATCCCTCGTATTAGGTACATGAACTATTGACATTACGAGACAGATGcctataaatttttttatgtcatcGCAGGATAAATCTATTGGTCTATCAGGATTACACTGCACACTGTATCTATGAGACTCTTCGACAATTAGATCAAACAATTTAGACGGAAATATATGTTTGAAGAATTGGTATGAAGTATTTAAGTTCATTACTTCTTCTGGTAACGAAGTATTGCCATGAAATTTTGACTGCAGTTCGGGAATAATCAACTGTTTATCTTTCCAAACCACACTCGTGctgtttttggtaacatttttgctgctgcatggcAGCTTCAGAGCATTATCAGACAACTGTGACGTCGATTCCTTCATTATAACATCAGATTATCTTGTTCCAGAAACATCTTCAGTCCTAATTACTGGTACTTGACTTTCTTCGTCACTACTGTCACTATCACAATCAACagattctggagcaacatatgtctCATCTTGAATGGAATAGTCAGAGAAACACTCAAGATCGTCATCACTGCTTAGTGGAATCTCTAACCATTCCATCCATAAGCATTTCTTCTTGACTCTTTCGAGACATTTTTACGTCAGCGcctgaaatgcagtaaatgaaaaatgtagctGATAAGCTACATACACAAAAACAGGCCTCATTTCAAATCTATCGCAAAGACACTCGAATTAACTGTTTACACCATAtctacttacgttttcaaaatgaaaaagtaattttcaaacccagaaatcagtgcacaaacaccaaaaacacaccTCAACTTTCCGCCAAAACACACACTTGGCAGTATGTCCACACAGCTCACTGTCGAACTGCTTCAGCTCGTCCTGCCATCTATGAACTACTAGAAACTGCAGCGGAGTGTATACACTTAGCTACATAACGAATTTGATCGAAAATGTTTCTCCATatggaataaatcgaagaaatgaggtctgtagcttatcagctacagtatgcattaaagggttaacattttacttaaacagtgctgtggcgaagttccgtgtactttctgttgcagctgcgaggataatatttctaatagcgaccgataacctacatacatatagtatgaaacactaataatcgttctaacatcaactaaaatataCCCGGAGTTAAttagctaaggttatgacacgattcatacgacattcctgccatttcacactactcggtactcgcagttatactgataagtTATCAGTGATAACTATTAACTGGTTTTttgtactttattgttattttaaaacctgtacaattcaggtaggctggcagcggcacactacgccgctcttcagccatagcgttttacaagagtatgaaacatggtgaatgacaatgaacaaagtgacgggcaaaagagagaggtcacagagacataaaaaacacggagtcgttcacaggtgacgataacaacactgaaaacacgttggcacggcgcacaaaacactggtgagtccgacggcacaagtgaacgtaggagtgggacggcggacaccaaaaacactatatgacgtcacacacacgagacacaaaaggcaacgatctccggcgcgcgaatgttcactatacgtgtgcgagtccggggacctgccaagagaggaggaggagggaggggagtgggagagcgagaggggagagcagagatgccacgggcaggggagatagggggagggaggaagggggagaggaagcccggaggaagagggggaagggaggggacagggagatgggaaaagaagggaagagaagagaagggagggagggtgccgaaaggaaaggacacgggaagtggggggtggggcagggtcaaagttgataggaggggtagatggaggggacgaggacatcatcagggagagggagccggcggaagccaccttgggagagggcatggagggtggagagatggagaccgggtgggacgtgcgaatacaggcgcggcagcgggcgggggtgggagaggagtggggaaacgagcgggtgaggaggatcaagtttacgtgaggtgtacaggatacgaatcctttcaaggaaaaggaggaggtgggggaaggggatgagatcatacaggatccgcgtgggggaggggagatggatgcgataggcaaggcggagagcatggcgttcaaggatttggagggatttatagaaggtagggggggcggagatccaggctggatgggcgtaacaaaggatagggcggatgagggatttataggtgtggaggattgtggaggggtccagaccccacgtgcggccggaaaggagcttgaggagacggagtcgggaacgtgccttggcttggattgtctggagatggggagtccaggagaggcgacggtcgagggtgacgccaaggtacttaagggtgggagtgagggcgataggacggccatagacggtgagatagaaatcaaggaggcggaaggaaggggtggttttgcctacaatgatcgcctgggttttggagggattgaccttgagcaaccactggttgcaccaagcggtgaaccggtcaagatgggattggagaaggcgttgggagcgttgcagggtgggggcaagggcgaggaaggcggtgtcatcggcaaactggaggaggtggacggggggcgacggcggcggcatgtccgccgtgtacaaaaggtacagaaggggggagaggacggagccttggggcacaccggcggaggggaaaaaggtgtaggaatcggtgttatggatggtgacataggaaggacggcgggagagaaaggaaccgatcagacggacgtagttaatgggaagggcaaaggtttggagcttgaagaggagaccggaatgccaaacgcggtcataagcgcgttcgaggtcaagtgagaggaagatggcggagcgacgggaattaagctgttcggaaaggagatgagtgaggtgaaggagaagatcgtcggaagagaaggatggccgaaagccacactgggtgacgggaaggaggcggtgctggcggagatgctggtggatgcggcgggtgagaatagattctaggaccttgctgaagaccgaggtaaggctgatgggacggtaggaggagactgcggacggcggtttgccaggttttaggaacatgaggatacgggaggttttccacaggtcggggtagtaaccggtggacaggactacattgtagagcctggccagggtggagaggaaagagacaggagcttcacgaaggtgacggtaggtggcacgatcgtgaccaggagcggtgttgcgttttgtgcggagtgtatcaatgagatcctgtgtagtgataggggcattgagttccgtgtgtgtaatgttgtccaagtactggaagccaggagcgaggggaggggaagaggtgtcagttcgatcgcggacatctgggaagagggagtaatcgaact
This genomic interval carries:
- the LOC124553471 gene encoding piggyBac transposable element-derived protein 2-like, producing the protein MSIVHVPNTRDYWGEDTGTHLIKTTMTVNQYEQIHKFLHFNDNSAMIPRGEKGHDRLFKIRPIIELMRSRFQTIPVEECVSVDEQICSTKARSYLKQYMPNKPHKYGYKLFVISGISGYAYDFEIFTGDENEPEKRVTGEEDLGASANVVVRLSRILPRNMNLKLYCDNYYTSLPLLVWLHKQGIYSLGTVRRNRVPDCKLPSEAELKKMARGASVERVTTVDGVDISNVVWKDNKSVMLLSTLAGQQPIHEAGRYDKKAKSRITIPCPQIIKLYNKHMGGVDLDSIMGRHKILVKSRKWYIRLFYHLLDMGVVNSWLLYRRVAETKGIRRTMKLSEFRMEIAHCLCRSGQTSAKRGRPSNELENQIQAKKTKGPTAHAPPQDVRLDQVGHPPSYLQVGPINEQDKMSTQNDGLSLAYNNLNIAMSAPNRVFQCCLT